The sequence below is a genomic window from Wyeomyia smithii strain HCP4-BCI-WySm-NY-G18 chromosome 1, ASM2978416v1, whole genome shotgun sequence.
ATACGATGCTCTATTTTTGATTGAACTTGAATCGATCGAGTATTTCTATTATATTTTTGCACACATAGACAGattaaaataaccaaaaataacATTTCACACAATGTTAAAAAAACATTCGGATAACCGTTGATTTTAGGAACCTTCAACCGAGATTCACCCCGGTTTACCTCTTTGGGTCACCGAGAGTTCCCTAGGCGACTTCTCTTCGCCATTGGTTGAACATAGCGCAAATCTTCCACTTCCACAACCGTGAGTTCCGTGTCATCGTCTGCCTGTTCGCCGTCCCGGGCTTCTTCATAAATTTCGAGCTGCAACGTGTCGGCATTTTCTGCCTGAGTTTCTGATGGAGTCGGTGATTCTGTTTGGTTTGCTGCTTCCACGGCCGCTTCAAAGTTCTGGTGCATTGCCCAGTCCGTTTCCTGGAAGCGTTCGCGAACGCACCTGATACTTTTGATCGTGTTTATGCAGGTCAGACAGCACCCACTCGGTAGATCCGCTTTTAATTCAATCTTAAAGCCAAACAATCAATTGTACCCGGTGAGaatagttttttatcataaattattacCTTTACTCCCAAAGTACGTAAAACTATTGACGGACCAATGCAATCGTCTGTTTCTTTCATTGGAAAAAGTGTTTGTAAATTGTCACTTCGAACTAAACATAAGCGACACACCGAATCAACAAGAGGCTTTTCAACAAGAGGGGACGGAATCGGTTCCTCCAGCGACGCAGTGTCTTGACAGTCTTCTTCTTCAACAATGAACATGTCGGGAACGGCATCGCTAGTTAATTGTTTACCATTGACTAGAATCAAAACATCTGCTTAACACATTCACAAACCTCCGTGAAATGTTACGTACCAGAATTACGAAACTGTGCCTCAGAGAAATGTTTTCTGCAGGCCAACATGTACGGTCGCTGCGGATCTTCCTTTACCTGCAGGCGCTGCATCCAGATACGCTTGCGGTTTGGCTGGGGTGGAAAGAGAAACCACGTTATCCCAGCACCCAGCTCTTGCTGGCAAAACCCGGCACTGCAGGTGGCCACCATCACATCACGCAAAAATTGCGACTGTTCGAGGGGAAAACGGGGAAAACTTTCGTAATGTTTATTTACTTGTGAGAACTTTCACTGTGAAGGCATCTTAAgctcagagatgccagatgtatTTTCAAAAGAAATGTTTGACTGCTCGAAACATCGAACTCTCTCCGGAAAGTCAGCAGCAATGTCCACACATTATAATGAAATCATAAATAAATTTAGGTAAAATTTCATGAGCGGTAAGAACTGAAGAAATCTGCATTTAAACCTTAAACTGGAATCCACACACGTGCTCTTGAAGTTTaagttttgcagacaaatctgaaCACCCAGGAACACTGCTTTTGTTGATCGCGTCTATCGGGTGTCATCGAATAGATACAGAGCTACAGAACCTTACATTGCCGTTATACAGAACACCCAAAATCTTATTCCAATAACATGACCATGAGTTATTACGAGCGCCTTGTCCTCTCTGAGTC
It includes:
- the LOC129723656 gene encoding uncharacterized protein LOC129723656, yielding MVATCSAGFCQQELGAGITWFLFPPQPNRKRIWMQRLQVKEDPQRPYMLACRKHFSEAQFRNSVNGKQLTSDAVPDMFIVEEEDCQDTASLEEPIPSPLVEKPLVDSVCRLCLVRSDNLQTLFPMKETDDCIGPSIVLRTLGVKIELKADLPSGCCLTCINTIKSIRCVRERFQETDWAMHQNFEAAVEAANQTESPTPSETQAENADTLQLEIYEEARDGEQADDDTELTVVEVEDLRYVQPMAKRSRLGNSR